In Canis lupus dingo isolate Sandy chromosome 1, ASM325472v2, whole genome shotgun sequence, a single genomic region encodes these proteins:
- the CIC gene encoding protein capicua homolog isoform X3, protein MKPMKKACVGLPGSGSGGKSPPATRAKALRRRGAGEGDKPEEEDDEAQQQQQQQPPPGPEEAEEGEEEESERGPGAEGLPPELHPDDPAAPGPAEDPKVEGEASRWEPSLSRKTATFKSRAPKKKYVEEHGAGSGSSGAAGAPEERARTPEEAGTLGVPPRPPTSTRSSSTDTASEHSADLEDEPAEACGPGPWPPSGASGGYDLRQLRSQRVLARRGDGLFLPAVVRQVRRSQDLGVQFSGDRALTFYEGAPGGGGGVDVVLDATPPPGALVVGTAVCTCVEPGVAAYREGVVVEVATKPAAYKVRLSPGPNTQPGPPAALPQPPQLPHREPEEAVWVARSSLRLLRPPWEPEVPPRKPPAGPEEEQAEPAGTLPPCPAALDPKQPEDAEVSKISFGGNLGTCEEGEEKHPPALGTPALLPLPPPQLLSPPPKSPAFAGPGRPGEQPSPCQEGSQGGSRSSSVASLEKGAAPAARARTPLTAAQQKYKKGDVVCTPNGIRKKFNGKQWRRLCSRDGCMKESQRRGYCSRHLSMRTKEMEGLADSGPGGAGRPAGVAAREGSTEFDWGDETSRDSEASSVAARGDSRPRLVAPADLSRFEFDECEAAVMLVSLGSSRSGTPSFSPVSTQSPFSPAPSPSPSPLFGFRPANFSPINASPVIQRTAVRSRHLSASTPKGGVLTPPDLGPHPPPPAPRERHSSGILPTFQTNLTFTVPISPGRRKTELLPHPGALGAPGTGGGGATPDFPKSDSLDSGVDSVSHTPTPSTPAGFRAVSPAVPFSRSRQPSPLLLLPPPAGLTSDPGPSVRRVPAVQRDSPVIVRNPDVPLPSKFPGEVSTAGEARAAGPGRGCRETPVPPGVASGKPGLPPPLPAPVPITVPPAAPTAVAQPMPTFGLASSPFQPVAFHPSPAALLPVLVPSSYTSHPAPKKEVIMGRPGTVWTNVEPRSVAVFPWHSLVPFLAPSQPDPSVQPSEAQQPASHPVASNQSKEPAESAAVAHEQPPGGTGNADPGRPPGATCPESPGPGPPHTLGVVEPGKGPPPATEEDAPGPPGEPRLDSETESDHDDAFLSIMSPEIQLPLPPGKRRTQSLSALPKERDSSSEKDGRSPNKREKDHIRRPMNAFMIFSKRHRALVHQRHPNQDNRTVSKILGEWWYALGPKEKQKYHDLAFQVKEAHFKAHPDWKWCNKDRKKSSSEAKPTSLGLAGGHKETRERSMSETGTAAAPGVSSELLSVAAQTLLSSDTKAPGSGSCGAERLHTVGGPGSARPRAFSHSGVHSLDGGEVDSQALQELTQMVSGPASYSGPKPSTQYGAPGPFSASGEGGALAASGRPPLLPTRASRSQRAASEDMTSDEERMVICEEEGDDDVIADDGFGTTDIDLKCKERVTDSESGDSSGEDPEGSKGFGRKVFSPVIRSSFTHCRPPLDPEPPGPPDPPPAFGKGYGPTPSSSSSSSPASSSASAATSFPLGSGTFKAQESGQGSTAGPLRPPPPGAGGPVTPSKATRFLPTDPAAFRRKRPESVGSLEPPGPSVIAAPPGGGGSVLQTLVLPSNKEDREGSGSRMPSAPAPSLSYGAPAAPLSRPAATMVTNVVRPVSSTPVPIASKPFPTSGRAEASPNDTAGARTEPVAGSRAPGSSPLGVSLVYSDKKSAAATSPAPHLVAGPLLGTVGKAPATVTNLLVGTPGYGAPAPPAVQFIAQGAPGSGATTGSGAGAGSGPNGPVPLGILQPGALGKAGGITQVQYILPTLPQQLQVAPAPAPAPGTKTAAPGGPAPTTSIRFTLPPGTSTNGKVLAATAPTPGIPILQSVPSAPPPKAQSVSPVQAPPPGGSAQLLPGKVLVPLAAPSMSVRGGGAGQPLPLVSPPFSVPVQNGAQPPSKIIQLTPVPVSTPSGLVPPLSPATLSGPTSQPQKVLLPSSTRITYVQSAGGHALPLGTSPTSSQAGTVTSYGPTSSVALGFTSLGPSGPAFVQPLLSGQAPLLAPGQVGVSPVPSPQLPPTCTAPGGPVITAFYPGSPAPTSSAPLAQPSQAPPGLVYTVATSTTPPAANILPKGPPAPATATPAPTSPFPNATAGSMTYSLVAPKAQRPTPKAPQKVKAAIASIPVGSFEAGAPGRSGPAARQPLEPGPAREPPTPESELEGQPATPAPPPPPETWAPTARSSPPPPLPAEERTSSKGPETMASKFPGSSSDWRVPGLGLESRGEPPTPPSPAPAPAPAPGGGGSSSSEGSSGRAAGDTPERKEAAGTGKKVKVRPPPLKKTFDSVDKVLSEVDFEERFAELPEFRPEEVLPSPTLQSLATSPRAILGSYRKKRKNSTDLDSAPEDPTSPKRKMRRRSSCSSEPNTPKSAKCEGDIFTFDRTGTEAEDVLGELEYEKVPYSSLRRTLDQRRALVMQLFQDHGFFPSAQATAAFQARYADIFPSKVCLQLKIREVRQKIMQAATPTEQPPGADAPLPGPPPAGTAAAPVPTPSPAGGPDPTSPGSDSGTAPAAPPLPPPPEPGPGQPGWEGPPQPSPPPPGPSTAATGR, encoded by the exons ATGAAGCCAATGAAGAAGGCATGTGTCGGCCTCCCGGGTTCTGGCAGTGGCGGCAAGTCCCCACCAGCCACCCGGGCCAAGGCCCTGAGACGgcgaggggctggggagggcgaCAAGCCAGAGGAGGAAGACGACGaggcacagcagcagcagcagcagcagccacctcCGGGGCCAGAAGAGGCTGAGGAGGGTGAAGAGGAGGAGTCCGAGCGGGGCCCTGGGGCGGAAGGGCTGCCCCCCGAGCTGCACCCTGATGACCCGGCGGCCCCAGGCCCAGCCGAGGACCCCAAGGTAGAGGGGGAGGCAAGCCGCTGGGAGCCCTCCCTCAGCCGTAAGACGGCCACATTCAAGTCTCGAGCGCCCAAGAAGAAATATGTGGAGGAGCACGGAGCTGGCAGTGGGAGCAGTGGGGCGGCCGGGGCCCCCGAAGAAAGAGCACGGACCCCGGAGGAGGCTGGCACCCTGGGTGTACCTCCACGGCCACCCACCTCCACCCGTTCCTCTTCCACTGACACAGCCAGCGAGCACTCGGCTGACCTGGAAGATGAGCCAGCCGAAGCTTGCGGGCCAGGCCCCTGGCCCCCAAGTGGCGCCAGTGGTGGATATGACCTGCGACAGCTGAGGTCCCAACGGGTGCTGGCTCGGCGCGGAGATGGCCTCTTCCTACCGGCCGTGGTGCGCCAGGTGCGCAGAAGCCAGGACCTGGGGGTACAGTTCTCCGGGGACCGGGCCCTGACTTTCTACGAGGGGGcacccggcggcggcggcggtgtaGATGTGGTTTTGGATGCCACGCCGCCGCCGGGTGCCCTGGTGGTGGGCACCGCTGTCTGTACCTGTGTGGAGCCTGGTGTGGCTGCCTACCGTGAGGgtgtggtggtggaggtggcCACCAAGCCGGCTGCCTACAAGGTCCGCCTCAGCCCTGGCCCCAAcacccagccaggccccccagccGCCCTGCCACAGCCCCCACAGCTGCCGCACCGTGAGCCCGAGGAGGCCGTGTGGGTGGCCCGCTCCAGCTTGCGCCTGCTGCGGCCCCCCTGGGAACCCGAGGTTCCACCGAGGAAGCCCCCTGCGGGCCCTGAGGAGGAGCAGGCTGAGCCAGCGGGTACCCTAcccccctgccctgctgctctgGACCCCAAGCAGCCTGAGGATGCCGAGGTGTCTAAGATCAGCTTCGGTGGCAACCTGGGGACTTGCGAGGAGGGCGAGGAGAAGCACCCGCCGGCCCTGGGCACCCCGGCCCTGCTCCCActgcccccgccccagctcctgTCACCGCCACCGAAGTCCCCGGCTTTCGCAGGCCCAGGCCGCCCTGGCGAGCAGCCCTCACCCTGCCAAGAGGGGAGCCAGGGCGGCAGCCGGAGCAGCAGCGTGGCCTCTCTGGAGAAGGGGGCTGCGCCAGCCGCCCGGGCCCGCACCCCGCTGACAGCCGCCCAGCAGAAGTATAAGAAGGGTGACGTGGTCTGCACACCCAACGGAATCCGCAAGAAGTTCAATGGCAAGCAGTGGCGACGGCTGTGCTCCCGAGACGGCTGCATGAAGGAGTCGCAGCGGCGGGGCTACTGCTCACGCCACCTGTCCATGCGAACCAAGGAGATGGAGGGCCTGGCAGACAGTGGCCCTGGTGGCGCCGGGCGGCCGGCGGGCGTGGCGGCGCGCGAGGGCAGCACCGAGTTTGACTGGGGCGACGAAACATCGCGTGACAGTGAGGCCAGCAGTGTGGCGGCCCGTGGGGACTCACGCCCACGCCTGGTGGCTCCCGCTGACCTGTCACGCTTTGAGTTCGATGAGTGTGAGGCGGCCGTGATGTTGGTGTCGTTGGGCAGCTCTCGCTCGGGCACGCCCTCCTTCTCCCCCGTGTCTACGCAGTCGCCCTTCTCACCTGCCCCATCGCCCTCCCCGTCGCCGCTCTTTGGCTTCCGCCCTGCCAATTTCAGCCCCATCAATGCCTCACCAGTCATCCAACGCACTGCTGTTCGCAGCCGCCACCTGAGCGCCAGCACCCCAAAGGGAGGCGTGCTGACGCCACCAGACCTGGGCCCCCACCCACCGCCACCCGCCCCCAGAGAGCGCCATTCTTCTGGCATCCTACCTACCTTCCAGACCAACCTGACCTTCACCGTGCCCATCAGCCCTGGGCGGAGGAAGACAGAGCTGCTGCCCCACCCAGGGGCTCTGGGGGCCCCGGGCACAGGGGGCGGAGGAGCCACCCCGGACTTCCCCAAGAGCGACAGCCTAGACTCTGGCGTGGACTCGGTGTCCCACACGCCGACGCCCTCCACGCCGGCTGGCTTCCGGGCGGTGTCACCTGCTGTGCCCTTCTCTCGCTCCCGCCAGCCCTCGCCGTTGCTGCTGTTGCCCCCACCTGCTGGCCTGACCTCGGACCCTGGGCCCTCTGTGCGCAGGGTTCCTGCTGTGCAGCGGGACTCGCCGGTTATTGTTCGCAACCCCGATGTGCCGCTGCCCTCCAAATTCCCTGGGGAGGTGAGCACTGCCGGCGAGGCGCGGGCAGCGGGACCTGGGCGGGGCTGCAGAGAGACCCCAGTGCCCCCCGGGGTGGCCAGTGGGAAGCCTGgcctgcccccacctctgccaGCCCCCGTGCCCATCACCGTGCCTCCAGCCGCGCCGACTGCCGTGGCCCAGCCGATGCCTACCTTTGGCCTGGCTTCTTCACCCTTCCAGCCGGTGGCCTTCCACCCCTCACCTGCTGCCCTATTGCCCGTCCTGGTGCCCAGCAGCTACACCAGCCATCCTGCCCCTAAAAAGGAAGTCATCATGGGCCGACCTGGGACAG TGTGGACGAATGTGGAACCTCGCTCTGTTGCTGTGTTCCCCTGGCACTCCTTAGTACCCTTTCTGGCCCCCAGCCAGCCCGACCCCTCTGTGCAGCCAAGTGAGGCCCAGCAACCTGCCAGCCACCCAGTGGCCTCCAACCAGAGCAAAG aACCTGCTGAGTCGGCAGCTGTTGCTCATGAGCAGCCCCCAGGTGGGACAGGGAATGCTGATCCTGGGCGGCCCCCTGGAGCCACATGCCCTGAGAGTCCAGGGCCTGGACCCCCCCACACTTTGGGGGTGGTGGAACCTGGAAAGGGTCCCCCTCCCGCCACTGAGGAGGATGCCCCTGGCCCTCCAGGAGAGCCCCGGCTGGACAGTGAGACAGAGAGTGACCACGATGATGC CTTCCTCTCCATCATGTCTCCTGAGATCCAGTTGCCCCTGCCACCCGGGAAACGCCGGACCCAGTCTCTCAGTGCCCTGCCAAAGGAACGAGACTCCTCTTCAGAGAAGGATGGACGCAGCCCCAACAAG CGGGAGAAGGACCATATCCGGCGGCCCATGAATGCCTTCATGATCTTCAGCAAGCGGCACCGAGCCCTGGTCCACCAGCGTCACCCCAACCAGGACAACCGGACCGTCAGCAAGATCCTGGGCGAGTGGTGGTACGCCCTGGGGCCCAAGGAAAAGCAGAAGTACCATGACCTGGCCTTCCAG GTGAAGGAGGCCCACTTTAAAGCTCACCCAGACTGGAAGTGGTGCAACAAGGACAGGAAGAAATCCAGCTCAGAGGCCAAGCCCACGAGCCTGGGGCTGGCAGGAGGGCACAAGGAGACTAGGGAGCGGAGCATGTCAGAGACGGGAACTGCCGCCGCCCCTGGAG TGTCCTCGGAGCTCCTGTCTGTTGCAGCCCAGACACTCTTGAGTTCGGATACCAAGGCTCCGGGGAGTGGCTCCTGTGGGGCAGAGCGTCTGCATACAGTGGGCGGACCTGGCTCAGCCCGGCCTCGGGCCTTCTCCCACAGCGGGGTCCACAGCCTGGATGGTGGCGAAGTAGATAGCCAGGCACTACAGGAGCTGACTCAG ATGGTGTCTGGCCCTGCGTCCTATTCCGGTCCAAAGCCTtccacccaatatggggctccaggCCCCTTCTCAGCCTCCGGTGAGGGAGGTGCCCTGGCGGCCAGTGGGCGACCCCCACTGCTGCCCACCCGGGCCTCCCGTTCCCAGCGTGCAGCCAGTGAGGACATGACCAGTGACGAGGAACGCATGGTCATctgtgaggaggagggagacgaTGATGTCATTG CTGACGACGGCTTTGGCACCACTGACATTGACCTCAAGTGCAAGGAGCGGGTGACTGACAGTGAGAGCGGAGACAGCTCTGGGGAGGACCCAGAGGGCAGCAAG GGCTTCGGCCGGAAGGTGTTCTCGCCTGTGATTCGTTCCTCCTTTACCCACTGCCGCCCACCGCTGgaccctgagcccccagggcccccggaCCCACCTCCAGCCTTTGGCAAAGGCTACGGGCCCACCCCGTCCTCTTCCTCCTCGTCCTCACCTGCCTCCTCCTCAGCCTCAGCAGCCACCTCCTTCCCATTGGGCTCAGGGACCTTCAAGGCCCAGGAGTCAGGCCAGGGCAGCACAGCAGGCCCACTAcggcccccaccccctggggctgggggcccagtGACACCTTCCAAGGCCACCCGGTTCCTTCCAACGGATCCTGCGGCTTTCCGACGCAAGAGACCTGAAAGCGTGGGAAGCCTGGAGCCGCCAGGCCCCTCGGTCATTGCAGCCCCTCCTGGTGGGGGAGGAAGTGTCCTACAGACGCTGGTCCTGCCCTCAAACAAGGAGGACCGGGAAGGCAGCGGAAGCCGCATGCCCTCGGCCCCGGCTCCCTCACTGTCCTATggggccccagcagcccccctgTCCCGCCCAGCTGCTACCATGGTCACCAACGTGGTACGGCCTGTCAGTAGCACTCCTGTGCCCATTGCCTCTAAGCCCTTCCCCACCTCTGGCCGGGCTGAGGCATCTCCAAATGACACAGCAGGTGCCAGGACTGAGCCGGTCGCAGGGTCCCGGGCTCCTGGGAGCTCCCCACTGGGTGTAAGCTTAGTATATTCGGACAAGAAGTCAGCAGCAGCCACCTCGCCAGCCCCGCATCTGGTGGCTGGGCCCCTACTGGGCACCGTGGGGAAGGCCCCTGCCACGGTCACCAACCTGCTGGTGGGCACGCCCGGTTATGGGGCCCCAGCACCCCCTGCTGTTCAGTTCATAGCCCAGGGGGCCCCTGGCAGTGGGGCCACTACAGGctcaggagcaggtgcagggagtGGCCCCAATGGGCCTGTGCCCCTGGGCATCCTGCAGCCAGGTGCCTTGGGCAAAGCTGGGGGAATCACCCAGGTGCAGTACATCCTGCCCACGCTGCCCCAGCAGCTTCAGGTGGCACCCGCCCCGGCACCAGCCCCTGGGACCAAGACAGCAGCTCCCGGCGGCCCCGCACCCACCACCAGCATCCGGTTCACTCTCCCACCGGGCACCTCCACCAATGGCAAAGTTCTGGCGGCCACCGCACCCACTCCTGGCATCCCCATCCTGCAGTCTGTACCCTCCGCTCCGCCCCCAAAAG CCCAGTCCGTTTCTCCtgtgcaggccccgcccccgggtggctcagcccagcTGCTACCCGGGAAGGTGCTGGTGCCCCTGGCAGCCCCTAGCATGTCAGTGCGGGGTGGAGGGGCTGGCCAGCCGCTGCCCCTGGTGAGCCCACCTTTTTCAGTACCTGTGCAGAATGGTGCCCAGCCACCCAGCAAG ATCATCCAGCTGACTCCGGTGCCTGTGAGCACACCCAGCGGCCTGGTGCCGCCCCTCAGCCCAGCCACACTCTCTGGACCCACCTCGCAGCCTCAGAAGGTCCTGCTGCCCTCTTCCACCAG AATCACCTACGTGCAGTCGGCGGGTGGGCACGCGTTGCCCCTGGGCACCAGCCCTACGTCCAGCCAGGCTGGAACAGTCACCTCGTATGGGCCCACGAGCTCGGTAGCCCTAGGCTTCACCTCGCTGGGGCCCAGCGGACCTGCCTTTGTGCAGCCCCTGCTTTCAG GCCAAGCCCCGCTGCTGGCTCCTGGCCAGGTGGGCGTGTCGCCCGTGCCCAGCCCCCAGCTGCCGCCCACCTGCACAGCCCCCGGAGGTCCCGTCATCACAGCGTTTTACCCTGGCAGCCCTGCACCCACCTCCTCAGCACCCCTGGCCCAGCCATCCCAGGCTCCCCCGGGCCTGGTCTACACTGTGGCCACTAGCACCACCCCACCTGCTGCCAACATCCTGCCCAAGGGCCCACCGGCCCCTGCCACTGCCACCCCGGCCCCTACCAGCCCTTTCCCTAATGCCACAG CAGGCTCCATGACCTACAGCTTAGTGGCCCCCAAGGCCCAGCGGCCCACCCCTAAGGCCCCCCAGAAAGTGAAGGCAGCCATCGCCAGCATTCCCGTGGGTTCCTTTGAGGCAGGTGCCCCTGGGCGGTCAGGCCCTGCAGCCCGGCAGCCCTTGGAGCCTGGCCCAGCCCGTGAGCCCCCTACCCCTGAGTCTGAGCTTGAGGGGCAACCTGCAACACCAGCCCCTCCACCGCCCCCAGAGACCTGGGCTCCCACAGCCCGGAGTagccccccaccgcccctgccTGCTGAGGAGCGGACTAGCAGCAAGGGCCCTGAGACCATG GCCAGCAAATTCCCCGGCTCATCTTCAGACTGGCGAGTCCCTGGGCTGGGTCTGGAGAGCCGTGGGGagcctcccacccctcccagcccagcaccagctccggccccagcccctggcgGTGGCGGCAGCAGCAGTAGCGAGGGCAGCAGTGGGAGGGCAGCCGGGGACACCCCCGAGCGCAAGGAGGCCGCTGGTACCGGCAAGAAGGTGAAGGTGCGGCCCCCGCCCCTGAAGAAGACCTTTGACTCTGTGGACAA GGTCCTGTCGGAGGTGGACTTCGAGGAGCGCTTTGCTGAGCTGCCTGAGTTCCGGCCTGAGGAGGTGCTGCCTTCGCCAACCCTGCAGTCTCTGGCCACCTCGCCCCGGGCCATCCTGGGCTCCTACCGCAAGAAGAGGAAGAACTCCACTG ACCTGGACTCAGCCCCTGAGGACCCCACCTCGCCCAAGCGCAAGATGAGGAGACGCTCCAGTTGCAGCTCCGAGCCCAACACCCCTAAGAGTGCCAAGTGTGAGGGGGACATCTTCACCTTTGACCGTACAG GTACGGAAGCCGAGGATGTGCTTGGGGAGCTGGAATATGAGAAGGTGCCATACTCTTCACTGCGGCGCACCCTGGACCAGCGCCGGGCCCTGGTCATGCAGCTCTTCCAGGACCATGGCTTCTTCCCATCAG CCCAGGCCACGGCAGCCTTCCAGGCCCGCTACGCAGACATCTTCCCCTCAAAGGTCTGCCTGCAGTTGAAGATCCGGGAGGTGCGCCAGAAGATCATGCAGGCCGCCACGCCCACGGAGCAGCCCCCTGGAGCTGACGCCCCCCTCCCCGGACCGCCCCCTGCTGGCACTGCTGCTGCCCctgtccccactcccagccctgcTGGGGGCCCCGACCCCACCTCACCTGGCTCGGACTCTGGCACAGCTCCGGCTGCCCCGCCACTGCCTCCACCTCCAGAACCGGGTCCCGGACAGCCTGGCTGGGAGGGCCCCCCCCagccatcccccccaccccccggcccctccACAGCTGCCACAGGCAGGTGA